A section of the Rhizomicrobium sp. genome encodes:
- a CDS encoding NAD-dependent succinate-semialdehyde dehydrogenase, whose product MKLRDDGLLKSRAYVDGAWMAAAGDRTFAVDDPATGETIARVADCDDADARRAVDAAARAQPQWRARTAKERAAILKRWFELTMQAQDDLAALMTAEQGKPLVESRGEIAYGAAFIEWFAEEGKRVYGDVIPATQPGRRILVLKEPVGVVAAITPWNFPNAMITRKAAPALAAGCAIVIKPSEETPLSALALAELAHRAGVPKGVFNVVPSKQPAAVGRVLTEDPLVRKFSFTGSTAIGRQLMAQCAGTVKKVSLELGGNAPFIVFDDADIDAAVAGALISKYRNMGQTCVCANRFLVQAGIHDAFVEKLAAHVAAMPVGNGFDAGILQGPLINAKAVDKIERLIADAASKGARIVTGGRRHARGGTFFEPTVISGATVAMTIAREEIFGPVAAVCRFESEDQAVRIANDTEYGLAAYFYARDMARVMRVADRLEYGIVGVNEGLISTEVAPFGGMKQSGLGREGSKYGIEDYLETKYVLLGGLG is encoded by the coding sequence GTGAAACTACGCGACGATGGGCTCTTGAAGAGCCGCGCCTATGTCGACGGCGCGTGGATGGCCGCGGCCGGCGACCGGACCTTCGCGGTCGACGATCCCGCGACGGGCGAAACCATCGCGCGCGTCGCCGATTGCGACGATGCCGATGCCAGACGCGCGGTGGATGCCGCAGCCCGGGCCCAGCCGCAATGGCGCGCCAGGACGGCGAAGGAACGCGCCGCGATCCTGAAGCGCTGGTTCGAGCTGACGATGCAGGCCCAGGACGACCTGGCCGCCCTCATGACGGCGGAGCAGGGAAAGCCGCTCGTGGAATCCCGCGGCGAGATCGCCTATGGCGCCGCCTTCATCGAATGGTTCGCGGAGGAAGGAAAACGCGTGTATGGCGACGTCATCCCCGCCACGCAGCCCGGCAGGCGCATCCTTGTCCTCAAGGAGCCGGTGGGCGTCGTCGCGGCGATCACGCCGTGGAATTTTCCCAATGCCATGATCACGCGCAAGGCGGCCCCGGCGCTCGCCGCGGGCTGCGCCATCGTGATCAAGCCGAGCGAGGAAACGCCTCTCTCCGCGCTCGCGCTCGCCGAGCTCGCCCATCGGGCGGGCGTGCCGAAAGGCGTGTTCAATGTCGTTCCGTCGAAACAGCCGGCGGCGGTCGGCCGCGTGCTGACGGAGGATCCGCTGGTGCGGAAATTCTCGTTCACCGGCTCGACCGCGATCGGGCGGCAGTTGATGGCGCAGTGCGCCGGGACGGTGAAGAAGGTCTCGCTGGAGCTCGGCGGCAACGCGCCGTTCATCGTGTTCGACGACGCGGACATCGACGCCGCGGTCGCCGGCGCCCTGATCTCCAAGTACCGCAACATGGGGCAGACTTGCGTTTGCGCCAACCGCTTCCTGGTGCAGGCGGGCATCCACGATGCGTTCGTGGAGAAGCTCGCGGCGCACGTGGCCGCGATGCCGGTCGGCAACGGCTTCGATGCCGGCATCCTGCAGGGGCCGCTGATCAACGCCAAGGCGGTCGACAAGATCGAACGGCTGATCGCCGACGCCGCGTCCAAAGGGGCCAGGATCGTCACGGGCGGCCGGCGCCATGCCCGCGGCGGCACCTTTTTCGAGCCGACGGTGATTTCCGGCGCCACGGTCGCGATGACGATCGCGCGCGAGGAGATTTTCGGTCCTGTGGCGGCGGTCTGTCGCTTCGAGAGCGAGGATCAGGCCGTTCGAATCGCCAACGACACCGAATACGGTCTCGCCGCCTATTTCTATGCGCGCGATATGGCGCGGGTGATGCGCGTGGCCGACCGGCTCGAATACGGCATCGTCGGCGTGAACGAGGGATTGATCTCGACGGAAGTCGCGCCGTTCGGCGGCATGAAACAGTCGGGGCTGGGCCGCGAAGGTTCGAAATACGGCATCGAGGATTATCTCGAAACCAAATACGTCCTGTTGGGAGGCCTTGGCTAG
- a CDS encoding amidase: MQVSEYLRYDAVGLAELVARRDVTPAELLKAAFTRLREVNPKLNAVVRLLEDEASAAIAQGMPEGPLAGVPYLLKDVTTQMAGTITTNGSRLFANAVALEDSALVAAYKRAGLVIFGKTNAPEFGLAGITEPELWGPTLNPWNLERTCGGSSGGSASAVAAGIVPAAQASDGGGSIRIPAACCGLFGFKPSRGRVSMAPQGEGWGGLTVLHAVTHSVRDSAALLDASCRPVPGDPYYLAPPQTPFLQEAGRTPVKLRIATIVGNLNGSVQHPECAAAVREAAKLCRSLGHSVEEATLPVAIGDLLKSAMVIVATTVAANLQREADRRGRAIADGEVEPLTRMVLEQAKTMTGVQYAQAIQATHAAGRIMARWMEPYDVLLLSTLGDLPIPIGLLKDGISDIEALAAKHANFAPNTQVFNATGQPAMSVPLAMSRDGLPIGIQFAARTGDDALLFRLAGQLEAAQPWAQRKPPSFAAA; encoded by the coding sequence ATGCAAGTCTCGGAATATCTGCGTTACGACGCCGTGGGCCTCGCCGAACTCGTCGCCAGGCGGGACGTTACGCCCGCCGAATTGCTGAAGGCGGCGTTCACCCGCCTTCGCGAGGTCAATCCCAAGCTCAACGCGGTCGTCCGCCTCCTCGAAGACGAGGCCTCCGCGGCGATCGCGCAGGGCATGCCGGAGGGGCCTCTGGCCGGCGTTCCCTATCTTCTCAAGGACGTGACGACGCAGATGGCGGGCACGATCACGACCAACGGCTCGCGTCTGTTCGCCAACGCCGTCGCGCTCGAGGACAGTGCGCTGGTCGCCGCCTATAAGCGGGCCGGCCTCGTGATCTTCGGCAAGACGAACGCGCCGGAATTCGGCCTGGCGGGCATCACCGAACCGGAATTGTGGGGGCCGACCCTCAACCCCTGGAATCTGGAGCGCACCTGCGGCGGCTCGTCCGGCGGATCGGCGTCGGCCGTCGCGGCCGGCATCGTGCCGGCTGCCCAGGCGAGCGACGGCGGCGGTTCGATCCGCATTCCGGCGGCGTGCTGCGGGCTGTTCGGGTTCAAGCCGTCGCGCGGGCGCGTCTCCATGGCACCGCAGGGCGAGGGTTGGGGCGGGCTGACGGTCCTGCACGCCGTCACCCATTCGGTGCGCGACAGCGCCGCCCTGCTCGATGCGAGCTGCCGGCCCGTTCCGGGCGACCCCTACTATCTCGCGCCGCCGCAAACGCCGTTCCTGCAAGAAGCCGGGCGCACGCCGGTCAAGCTGCGCATCGCCACGATCGTCGGCAACCTGAACGGCAGCGTGCAGCATCCCGAATGCGCCGCGGCGGTGCGCGAGGCGGCGAAGCTCTGCCGGTCGCTGGGCCACAGCGTGGAGGAAGCGACGCTGCCGGTCGCCATCGGCGATCTTCTGAAATCCGCGATGGTGATCGTCGCCACGACCGTTGCCGCGAACCTGCAGCGCGAGGCGGACCGCCGGGGACGCGCCATCGCCGACGGCGAGGTCGAGCCTTTGACGCGCATGGTGCTGGAACAGGCCAAGACGATGACCGGCGTGCAATACGCGCAGGCGATCCAGGCAACCCACGCCGCCGGACGGATCATGGCCAGGTGGATGGAGCCTTATGACGTGCTGCTGCTCTCGACGCTGGGCGATCTGCCGATCCCGATCGGACTTTTGAAGGACGGGATCTCCGACATCGAAGCGCTGGCGGCAAAGCATGCCAATTTCGCGCCCAATACGCAGGTCTTCAACGCGACGGGCCAGCCCGCGATGTCGGTTCCGCTGGCGATGAGCAGGGACGGCCTGCCGATCGGCATCCAGTTCGCGGCCCGCACGGGCGACGATGCCCTGCTCTTCCGCCTGGCCGGGCAACTCGAAGCGGCCCAGCCCTGGGCGCAGCGCAAGCCGCCATCGTTCGCCGCCGCCTGA
- a CDS encoding TonB-dependent receptor, whose product MNIQTIQGHSRIREFFLTALLASTALTAGGGAAWAQQAPSTIETVIVTSERRAESIQDVPIAAATFDQTKLRELGADRLEDLVRDIPNVTLYDDRGAGQPTWVIRGVGLADFNPNNTPTAAVFDDEFYLPSNELAGVGLYDIQRIEVLKGPQGGLYGRNTSGGAVRVLSNTPDFDGFSGSVDGFYGSWDRTQAQGAVNIPLSDTVAVRFAGMIDRGGGWQDSLATAKNDHWGDHDFTAVRGQIRFKPSDSIDVLFKAEWGHDGSETELGRAVGTENLAAPSGYCAAVLSGHLDDASCGTWADRNNILHGHAPSPSAINQSDSASVVLSNPINKLDNSWYDFNLQTSADLGFATLTSITGWMHYLDRQPFDYDGSQLVLGHESSRVKFDVWSQELRLVSDDDGPFTWLAGASYNADFIADARTFDFADNTLAAPPPVNFVRRGYHQSTRAWAVYASAGYNLTDEVKIHGSIRYTDEHKVMNDAYAFIPAINLYLFKNVTQTLNLHTHWVGDAGVDYHPTKDVMLYAKATRGYKSGGFFGGIAADPVDLLPYKEESIWSYEVGVKSVWADQLVANLAAFYYDYSDRQGYLNILNPITFTPVARLGNVGDVAMKGGELDLDWSPPSVPGLTLGFSPAYLTGQIVDSTATSYTITGTLYSLQGLPINAPMWSYTTSARYEHPVTDDLIGAISLNYAWRRSPNPALNYAANSAVTYAIYHIPSYGTLDGRLSLASTASRWELALEGKNLTDEHFWTVATRDSAGSYMHLYNQPRNWRIEVNYSW is encoded by the coding sequence ATGAATATTCAAACTATCCAAGGGCATAGCCGGATTCGCGAATTTTTTCTGACGGCGCTTCTCGCGTCGACGGCCCTGACCGCCGGGGGCGGCGCAGCCTGGGCCCAGCAGGCGCCCAGCACGATCGAAACCGTGATCGTGACGTCGGAGCGCCGCGCCGAATCGATCCAGGACGTGCCGATCGCGGCGGCGACCTTCGACCAGACGAAGCTCCGCGAGCTCGGCGCCGACCGCCTCGAGGACCTGGTTCGCGACATACCGAACGTCACGCTCTATGACGATCGCGGCGCGGGGCAGCCGACCTGGGTCATCCGCGGCGTGGGCCTGGCCGATTTCAATCCGAACAACACGCCGACCGCGGCGGTGTTCGACGACGAGTTCTATCTGCCGTCCAACGAACTGGCGGGCGTCGGCCTCTACGACATCCAGCGCATCGAGGTGCTGAAGGGGCCGCAAGGCGGCCTTTACGGTCGCAACACCTCGGGCGGCGCCGTGCGCGTGCTGTCCAACACGCCCGACTTCGACGGATTTTCCGGCTCGGTCGACGGCTTCTACGGCAGTTGGGATCGCACCCAGGCGCAAGGCGCGGTGAACATTCCCCTGAGCGACACGGTCGCCGTGCGCTTCGCCGGCATGATCGACCGCGGCGGCGGATGGCAGGACAGCCTCGCCACCGCGAAGAACGACCATTGGGGCGATCACGACTTCACCGCGGTGCGCGGCCAGATCCGCTTCAAGCCGAGCGATTCGATCGACGTCCTGTTCAAGGCCGAATGGGGCCATGACGGATCGGAGACCGAGCTTGGGCGTGCGGTCGGCACCGAGAATCTCGCGGCGCCGTCCGGCTATTGCGCCGCGGTGCTGTCCGGCCATCTCGACGACGCAAGCTGCGGCACCTGGGCGGACCGCAACAACATCCTGCATGGCCATGCGCCCTCGCCCAGCGCGATCAACCAGTCGGACAGCGCGAGCGTCGTGCTTTCCAATCCGATCAACAAGCTCGACAACAGCTGGTACGATTTCAACCTGCAGACAAGCGCCGATCTGGGCTTCGCCACGCTGACCTCCATCACCGGCTGGATGCATTATCTCGACCGCCAGCCCTTCGACTATGACGGCTCGCAGCTCGTGCTCGGCCACGAGAGCAGCCGCGTGAAGTTCGACGTGTGGTCGCAGGAGCTGCGGCTTGTGTCGGACGACGACGGGCCGTTCACCTGGCTGGCCGGCGCATCGTACAACGCGGATTTCATAGCGGATGCGCGCACCTTCGACTTCGCCGACAACACGCTGGCGGCGCCGCCGCCGGTCAATTTCGTCAGGCGCGGCTATCATCAATCCACCCGCGCCTGGGCGGTCTATGCCAGCGCGGGCTACAACCTGACCGATGAGGTGAAGATCCACGGCTCGATCCGCTATACCGACGAGCACAAGGTGATGAACGACGCCTATGCGTTCATTCCGGCGATCAACCTGTATCTCTTCAAGAACGTCACCCAGACGCTGAACCTCCACACCCACTGGGTGGGCGACGCCGGCGTCGACTACCATCCGACCAAGGATGTGATGCTCTATGCCAAGGCGACGCGGGGCTACAAGTCCGGCGGCTTCTTCGGCGGCATCGCCGCCGATCCGGTCGATCTTCTTCCGTACAAGGAAGAATCGATCTGGTCCTACGAGGTCGGCGTGAAATCGGTCTGGGCCGACCAGCTCGTGGCCAATCTGGCGGCGTTCTACTACGACTATTCGGACCGCCAGGGCTATCTGAACATCCTCAATCCGATCACCTTCACGCCGGTCGCGCGCCTCGGCAATGTCGGCGACGTCGCGATGAAGGGCGGCGAACTGGATCTGGACTGGTCGCCGCCCTCGGTGCCGGGCCTCACGCTGGGCTTTTCGCCGGCCTATCTGACGGGCCAGATCGTCGATTCGACGGCGACGTCCTATACGATCACCGGCACGCTCTATTCGCTCCAGGGCCTGCCGATCAACGCGCCGATGTGGAGCTACACCACCTCGGCCCGCTACGAGCATCCCGTCACCGACGACCTCATCGGCGCCATCTCGCTCAACTATGCCTGGCGGCGCTCGCCCAATCCGGCGCTCAACTACGCGGCCAACAGCGCGGTCACCTACGCGATCTACCATATCCCGAGCTACGGGACTCTGGACGGTCGCCTGTCCTTGGCGAGCACTGCAAGCCGATGGGAATTGGCGCTCGAAGGCAAGAACCTGACCGACGAGCATTTCTGGACCGTGGCGACGCGCGACAGCGCCGGCAGCTACATGCATCTCTACAATCAGCCGCGAAACTGGCGCATCGAAGTCAACTATAGCTGGTAA
- a CDS encoding GntR family transcriptional regulator gives MPDVLKRPLSVLTFEDHAAEGELGALAPVERETLQGQVYLQLREAIMAGRFRPGQTLTLRSVSEALGVSHMPVRGALQRLEAEGAIGSPANRRTLVVPELRVGELDELRDIRVELEGLAAQRAAARVTPEELLTIGKHARLMQDAANAGDVEAYIRENWAFHTAVYKASRMERLLSLVEILWLRIGPYVRLMMPDRAAMLESMPNHHDVFEALQRHDSKAARKSIAADIADSADHLRTVLRP, from the coding sequence ATGCCAGACGTGCTGAAACGCCCGTTATCGGTTCTGACATTCGAGGATCACGCGGCGGAAGGCGAACTCGGCGCTCTCGCACCGGTCGAACGCGAGACCTTGCAGGGCCAGGTTTATTTGCAATTGCGCGAGGCGATCATGGCCGGCCGTTTCCGGCCCGGTCAGACGCTCACGCTGCGCTCGGTGTCCGAGGCGCTCGGCGTCAGCCACATGCCGGTGCGCGGCGCGCTCCAGCGCCTGGAGGCCGAAGGCGCGATCGGCAGCCCCGCCAACCGGCGCACGCTCGTGGTGCCGGAATTGCGCGTCGGCGAGCTCGACGAATTGCGCGACATCCGCGTCGAACTGGAAGGGCTGGCGGCCCAGCGTGCCGCGGCCCGCGTGACGCCCGAGGAACTGCTCACGATCGGCAAGCATGCCCGGCTGATGCAGGACGCCGCGAATGCCGGCGACGTGGAAGCCTATATCCGCGAGAACTGGGCGTTCCACACCGCGGTCTACAAGGCGAGCCGCATGGAACGCCTGTTGTCGCTGGTCGAGATCCTGTGGCTGCGGATCGGTCCCTATGTCCGGCTGATGATGCCAGACCGCGCGGCGATGCTCGAATCGATGCCCAACCATCACGACGTGTTCGAAGCCTTGCAGCGCCACGACTCCAAGGCCGCCCGCAAGAGCATCGCAGCGGATATCGCCGACTCCGCCGATCATCTTCGAACCGTGCTGCGGCCCTGA
- a CDS encoding phosphotransferase: MSDAAPVSNEQASRLAEKLFGAAGSAQPLKSERDQNFVIRGDEGKFVLKITNPAEDRGVTDFHTKALLHIAQVDPSLSVPRLLPTREGGYEAEFVDGDGRTRVVRLLSFLPGVMAASLEPSRDLRTGIARVLARFDRAMADFTHPAADHEIAWDITHAANLRKLLPEIADAANRARAERALDRFDAVAPLLGNLRRQVIHNDLNPFNVLFSEDTPLRVLGVLDFGDMVRAPLINDLAIAASYHVGPAADPLQPLCEMIGAYNEVVPIEAAECDLIADLIATRLAMTVLITEWRAGLFPQNRSYILKNHPAATRGLDLLAGIPRDKAQRRFRGACGLER, translated from the coding sequence ATGTCCGACGCAGCACCCGTCTCCAACGAGCAGGCCTCCCGTCTTGCTGAAAAGCTTTTCGGCGCGGCGGGCTCCGCGCAGCCGCTGAAAAGCGAGCGCGACCAGAATTTCGTCATCCGCGGCGACGAGGGAAAATTCGTTCTGAAGATCACCAATCCGGCCGAAGACCGCGGCGTGACCGATTTCCATACCAAGGCGCTGCTGCACATCGCGCAGGTCGATCCGTCGCTGTCCGTTCCGCGTCTGCTGCCGACCCGGGAGGGCGGCTATGAGGCGGAGTTCGTCGACGGCGACGGCCGCACCCGCGTCGTCAGGCTTTTGTCGTTCCTGCCCGGCGTCATGGCGGCGAGCCTGGAGCCGTCGCGCGATCTGCGCACCGGCATAGCCCGGGTGCTCGCGCGCTTCGACCGCGCGATGGCCGATTTCACGCATCCCGCGGCGGATCACGAAATCGCCTGGGACATCACGCACGCCGCCAATCTGCGCAAGCTGCTTCCGGAGATCGCCGACGCCGCGAACCGGGCGCGCGCGGAACGCGCGCTCGACCGTTTCGACGCGGTTGCGCCCCTGTTGGGGAACTTGCGCCGGCAGGTGATTCACAACGACCTCAATCCGTTCAACGTATTGTTCAGCGAAGACACGCCGTTGCGCGTTCTCGGCGTGCTCGACTTCGGGGACATGGTGCGCGCGCCCCTGATCAACGATCTGGCGATCGCGGCGTCCTATCACGTCGGCCCCGCCGCCGACCCGCTGCAGCCCTTGTGCGAAATGATCGGTGCCTATAACGAGGTCGTTCCCATCGAGGCGGCCGAATGCGATCTGATCGCCGATCTGATCGCGACGCGCCTCGCCATGACGGTGCTCATCACCGAATGGCGCGCCGGCCTCTTCCCGCAGAACCGGAGCTACATCCTGAAGAACCATCCGGCGGCGACGCGCGGCCTCGACCTGCTGGCCGGCATTCCCCGCGACAAGGCGCAGCGCCGTTTCCGCGGCGCCTGCGGGCTGGAGCGCTGA
- a CDS encoding aspartate aminotransferase family protein, translating into MAMINAYAGKGAVAAEDRRLIARREAVLGPAYRLFYETPVHFVRGEGVWLYDSNGDAYLDAYNNVVSVGHCRPEVVEAIARQSAVLNTHTRYLHDGIVAYSERLLAKFPSELSHVMYTCTGSEANDLALRIAKNVTGGTGFVVTELAYHGGTDLIAGLSPSLGPAVDLGEHVRTVPAPDTLKVPAGKLGSYFADGVRAAIADLKRHGIKPAALLVDTIFSSDGVYSDPPDFLREAVAAARDAGLLFVADEVQPGFGRTGDAMWGFLRHDVAPDIVTLGKPMGNGYPIAGLAIRPEVVEAFGRSSRYFNTFGGSPVACAAGMAVLDVLEKERLQENAREVGAYLRSQVKGLSSSFVADVRGAGLFIGVEIAANDKSRTDGEITARIVNGLRERRVLISATGPKANVLKIRPPLVFSKNNADQLVDALRAVLNSL; encoded by the coding sequence ATGGCGATGATCAACGCCTATGCCGGCAAAGGCGCGGTCGCGGCCGAGGACCGCAGGCTGATCGCGCGGCGCGAGGCGGTGCTGGGTCCGGCCTATCGCCTGTTCTACGAAACGCCGGTCCATTTCGTGCGCGGCGAAGGCGTCTGGCTCTACGACAGCAACGGCGACGCCTATCTCGACGCCTACAACAATGTCGTTTCCGTCGGCCATTGCCGGCCCGAGGTCGTCGAGGCGATCGCGCGGCAGTCCGCCGTCCTGAACACGCATACGCGCTATCTGCACGACGGCATCGTGGCGTATTCGGAGCGTCTGCTCGCGAAATTCCCGTCCGAGCTCTCGCATGTCATGTACACCTGCACGGGCAGCGAGGCGAACGACCTGGCGCTGCGCATCGCCAAGAACGTCACCGGCGGCACGGGGTTCGTCGTCACCGAACTCGCCTATCATGGCGGCACCGACCTGATTGCCGGCCTGTCGCCCTCGCTGGGCCCGGCGGTCGATCTCGGCGAGCACGTCCGCACGGTTCCCGCGCCCGATACGCTGAAGGTGCCGGCCGGCAAGCTCGGCTCCTATTTCGCCGACGGCGTGCGCGCCGCCATCGCCGATCTGAAGCGCCATGGCATCAAACCCGCGGCGCTGCTGGTCGACACGATCTTTTCCAGCGACGGGGTCTATTCCGATCCGCCGGACTTCCTGCGCGAGGCGGTGGCCGCCGCCCGCGATGCCGGGCTGCTGTTCGTCGCCGACGAGGTTCAGCCGGGCTTCGGCCGCACGGGCGATGCGATGTGGGGCTTTCTCCGCCACGACGTGGCGCCGGACATCGTCACGCTCGGCAAGCCGATGGGCAATGGCTATCCCATCGCCGGACTCGCGATCCGGCCGGAGGTGGTGGAGGCGTTCGGCCGCTCCTCGCGCTATTTCAATACCTTCGGCGGCAGTCCGGTGGCTTGCGCCGCGGGCATGGCGGTGCTGGACGTCCTCGAGAAAGAGCGGCTGCAGGAGAATGCGCGCGAGGTCGGCGCCTATCTGCGTTCGCAGGTAAAGGGGCTGTCGTCCAGCTTCGTCGCCGATGTGCGCGGCGCCGGCCTCTTCATCGGCGTCGAGATCGCCGCGAACGACAAGTCGCGCACCGACGGCGAGATCACCGCGCGGATCGTCAACGGCTTGCGCGAGCGCCGCGTCCTGATCAGCGCCACCGGGCCGAAAGCCAATGTGCTCAAAATCCGTCCGCCGCTGGTCTTTTCGAAAAACAATGCGGACCAGCTCGTCGACGCCCTCCGCGCCGTCCTGAATTCGCTGTGA
- a CDS encoding amidase produces the protein MTFEEYAKYDAVGLAELVAKRDVTPRELLDAARTRLAAVNPAINAVVTMLDAQAEATLADPLPQGPLAGVPYLLKDIGALMKGEVTSAGSRLFATARAEDDSAIVRAYRKAGLVVFGKTNTPEFGLAATTEPVLFGPARNPWNLERSTGGSSGGAAASVAAGIVPAAHASDGGGSIRTPASCCGVFGMKPSRGRVSMSPAGEGWGSLSVQHAVTRTVRDSAALLDAVCRPEPGDPYWAPPPERSFLEETRREPGRLRIGFTTAALTWGVLDAPNLRGVRDAARLCETLGHDVEEVVLPGNFQMMALAVNVLVSSNIAAMLEREAERRGAAIREDEIEKLSWASYQEGKRQTATAYAAAMQTVHAFGRTFSKAFSRHDVVLLSTNAKPALPLGWMDTNAADLSSYGERLYSFMPNTQPFNVNGSPAMSMPLAWSDEGLPVGIQFAAAHGNEAVLFRLAAQIEQARPWRDRHPAIPKS, from the coding sequence ATGACGTTCGAGGAATATGCGAAATACGACGCCGTCGGTCTCGCCGAACTCGTGGCCAAGCGTGACGTGACGCCGCGGGAACTGCTGGACGCCGCGCGCACGCGCCTCGCCGCGGTCAATCCCGCCATCAACGCCGTCGTCACGATGCTCGACGCGCAGGCCGAAGCGACGCTGGCCGATCCCTTGCCGCAAGGGCCGCTGGCCGGCGTGCCCTATCTGCTCAAGGACATCGGCGCCCTGATGAAGGGCGAGGTCACCAGCGCCGGTTCACGCCTTTTCGCCACCGCGCGCGCGGAAGACGACAGCGCCATCGTCCGCGCCTATCGCAAGGCCGGTCTCGTCGTCTTCGGCAAGACCAACACGCCGGAATTCGGCCTCGCGGCGACGACAGAGCCCGTCCTGTTCGGTCCGGCGCGCAATCCATGGAACCTCGAACGCTCGACCGGCGGCTCGTCCGGCGGCGCGGCCGCTTCCGTCGCCGCCGGCATCGTGCCGGCCGCCCATGCCAGCGACGGCGGCGGCTCGATCCGCACGCCCGCCTCGTGCTGCGGCGTCTTCGGCATGAAGCCGTCGCGCGGCCGCGTCTCGATGTCGCCGGCGGGCGAGGGGTGGGGGAGCCTCTCCGTGCAGCACGCCGTCACCCGCACGGTGCGCGACAGCGCGGCGCTGCTCGATGCCGTGTGCCGGCCCGAGCCCGGCGATCCCTATTGGGCGCCGCCGCCGGAGCGGTCCTTCCTCGAAGAGACGCGGCGCGAGCCGGGCCGCCTGCGCATCGGCTTCACCACTGCGGCGCTCACCTGGGGCGTCCTGGATGCCCCGAATTTGCGCGGCGTGCGCGATGCGGCGCGGCTTTGCGAGACGCTCGGCCACGACGTCGAAGAAGTCGTGCTGCCCGGCAATTTCCAGATGATGGCGCTGGCGGTGAACGTGCTCGTCTCCTCCAACATCGCCGCGATGCTGGAACGCGAAGCCGAGCGCCGCGGCGCCGCGATCCGCGAAGACGAGATCGAGAAGCTGAGCTGGGCCAGCTACCAGGAAGGCAAGCGCCAGACCGCGACCGCCTATGCCGCCGCGATGCAGACCGTGCACGCCTTCGGGCGGACCTTCAGCAAGGCGTTCTCGCGCCACGATGTCGTACTGTTGTCCACCAACGCCAAGCCGGCGCTTCCGCTGGGCTGGATGGACACCAACGCCGCCGATCTCTCCAGCTATGGCGAGCGCCTCTACAGCTTCATGCCCAACACCCAGCCCTTCAACGTGAACGGCTCTCCCGCCATGTCGATGCCGCTGGCGTGGAGCGACGAGGGGCTGCCGGTCGGCATCCAGTTCGCCGCGGCGCACGGCAACGAGGCGGTCCTGTTCCGCCTGGCGGCGCAGATCGAGCAGGCGCGACCGTGGCGCGACCGGCATCCGGCGATACCGAAGAGCTGA